The genomic segment TCTTTTGGTTCAATATCTTCTTTAGCATCCAAACTAAAGTCGCAAGACAATGGAGTACATAAACAAAGTAAGAGGTATTATCAAGAAGCACAAATTCGAGGCTGTTAAGTTTTCCTGAAATAATTAGCCCAGGATGGAGTAAAACAGAAATTGATGATTATATTATTCTGTATGTTTTCTCTCTGATGAGCTTCAAGAAACAAAGATTTTTGTGGTGGTTGGCATCACAATGCAGGTAGCATAAATATCCCAAGGAACATTTAGCATTTGCCACTTGATAGTGTTAAAAAGTCATTTGTGGTTTCCTGATCTCTTTACTTAGGATGCGAGCATCATCAAAAAATACATTTCTTTTGTTAATTCATCTCTCTAAAAATGCTTTTGGGCCAGTAGGTTCTTTTGGGCACTCTCATGGTCCTTCAGAGCTTGGTAAACTAAATGCACGCAATTGCTGACTTATTAGTGATATATTTGGCATTTAAGTTACAATAATTTGTTTGACATTGATTTTATGTCTCTAGTGGTGTTTGGCAGtgtccttttcttttctttttcttctttttttctattttgcAAGGATATTGGGAAAGAAGAGGCTTTCATATCAACTTTTTTAATATCGATGGTTGACTCTCTCCCCCCACCCCCCTCTCTTACAGGCTTTAGATGTGCTGCTTGAATTATCAGCTACCTCAAAAGAGCAGGTCCATGGTGGTTATGAGTCTGCCATCAGAGAAGATACTCAGTATCTTCCAGAATCAAATGACGGTGTATGCTATTTCTACTAATGTTTGATGGATTTTTCTTAAATCCCAATAATGCTAGCTGAACTGTTTTACAATATACGCTACTGCTCGAGTGTACAATACCATATATGGTGGAGGAGAGCATAACTAGACACTAGTGTAAGTTATAGATAAGTAGTTTTTGAATTCTGAAAAGGGATTTGGCTGCAGACCTATATTTGTtatgtttcttttttttccccAACATATCATATGAAAAAATTTCTgaagttgttattttattttaattgcaacAGAGTATGTCTATTATAGTCGATGATTAAATCTTAAATTAGAagtcacgatattctcatttagtatattttttctttgcagTTAACTGACAGAACACTTGACTCACATTTCCATTCATCTGACATTAAATTTAAGGACAATCCTTGGTTTACAAGAAATCATTGCAGGTAATGCAGCTTACATGTTAACACTGATTGAATAAAGATTGATCAATGCTTATCGACTGGACATAGTTCCTTGGAAGGGGATCAAGAACACCTTTTCACATGTAGCActttttttaagtttcatcttTAGGGATACTGAAGTTGTTTATCCCAGGAACTATTATTGTTCTGCTAACAAGTTTCACTATCTGGTGGTGTATATTATATATAGAACATTAGAGCATGGAGGTAAGTTTTGCTGCTTGAGTTGATTGgtcatttttgtttttaataggGATCTTTCAAAAATTATTGGATCTAGTGAATCTCACATTTCATCAGAGATTGAATATTTGAAGTCAGAGCTTCCACAACAGTTGTTGGAGTCCTTGTttaacatgcccactcccaagACTACTGAATGTGAACCAAGCACCATGAACTGGAGAAATGTTGTTAAGAAATTGACATCCCTCGGTCAAAGGTCTGAAACTGGTGACGGTGAACAACAGAAGACTGTCCAAGGTACTTAAATTATTCAAATGTATGTTGCTTTCGTGTTGTACATGCAAAGTCACGAACTCTGGCAAATTTTGCATCTGCTATTCTGTGCTTTCTGGAGAAACTTTCGATTTTAAGAATGCCACatcaattttagttttataGGAAATACACGACCACCGATTCATTCCTCAGTTAACAAAACTAATTTGGTACCTTTTTTTTCTGTGGCAGTGTTTCTCTCAGTTTCTATTACGCTCTCCTGAATTCCAGTCATGTGTAAAATGTTGTATTATAGTCTATCTCTTTTCTGCAGCTAATGGAGACGAATATTTGGCACTCAGATCCACTGCAAAGCAGCACTGGGAGTCCATGAAATCTTACTATCAGAAGGTAGTGCATACTGTGGCCTTTGTCTATTGCTTTTGTCTATTTATGCTTTTGGTTTTCCTTCGCTAAGCTTGTGAGCCTGAGAAGTAAGATTTGCTGCAGGCTACAACTGCTTTTGCAAATGGAGAGAAGGAACATGCTGCTTATCTCTCTGAGCAGGTATGTTACCTGGGGAGCGTATCTGGAGTTGTGGTATTTTCTATCACTTGTTAGTATGTATTTCCGATCAATTTTCTTCATTATGATGCATCATCATTTTTTATGAGATTTTGACATGTAAATGACTAAAGCTCACCATTCTCTTGACACAGTTGATTTCTTTGTTGTGGATGTTAAATGATTAGGTTTGGAAAAAAATCCTTTCAGTAAAATGACTTAAATACATTTATACGCCTCCTAAATCATAATGCTTTATTCAACCTCTCTTGCACACTTAACGAAAGAATCATTGGGATAAATTTTCTTGGTTATTTACGTAGGGAAGTAATTGAAACAAATTGACTCGAACAATATTAGGCTCGAGATTGGTTCGTTTAATATATATgtaagctcgagctcgattcgagcttTTATCATAAGATTCGAGTTCAGCTTATTTTGAAATCACTAAGCTCGCGAATAGCTCGAGTTCGGTTCGttaatagctcgtttatcatgtttatcGAGTCTGACTCGACCTCGGCTCGTTAAGCGggctcgttttcgagctcgtTAAAGATAGAATCAAGCTCAAGCGTACAATTGAACATATCTCTATAAACCAATTTTAATCTAAGACCTGAAAaagtaaattaatttataaacaGTCAGAACGACAAACCTAATAACTAAAAAAACTTTAACAGTTATTTTTATGTTGGCTAGTTTCTGCGGTTATATTTGAATATTGAATCCCTGATCTAGTTCTTATTTTCGTATTTTGTTCaagaatattttaaaaataatgaattaactTGTTTAAGTTAGTTTTTAGTACTTGAACTATTTTTCgggataatttaattttaattttacttattaaaataattattcctcGTATATGATTCTAATTCtttttgtatattttaaattgaattgCTATTTcaatcataaataaaaatataagtatGATCCTAATAGTTAAGTTTTAATACATTAACAAGTTTCATTTAgataattttatttaagttaaagTCTAAAATATCATTCATCATATATAGTTCTAATTctttttagatattttaaattgaattattatttcattttagAAAATTTATTGATCGAATCATCATTTCTTAAACAtattaaacatataaatattattatgttaTCATAAAATTCGTTTCTTATCTTCGTTATATCCTTGTTCATTTCAATAATCACATAATTAACTTCAACTTGTTAAACAAGAATGAATTCATAATTATAAGTTTTAATCATAATAAGTTCAATatcattaaatatttattaatgtcGAATGACATGTCAATttagtatatataatttttaattaaccGTCATAAAATATCATCCTAGAATTTAGAGTTTAGTTTTTTTATCAATATAAATTCATTGTActctatttaaaatattatattcttTAATATCTTAGTTGTAGCAAATTTTTCAGTTTCAtataatttaatgtaaatacTTCATAATCATACTAAgattttgttttacaatttattTGATTAATGATAAGTCTAATTTTAttattctaaatattttataaagttATATTATTATTCTGTGAGTTCTCTTGActatatatgattatttaattaatttttctaGATATGCCAATGTTGCAATATCATTATATGATCTgaatcatattttatttatttatttattataaggtAAGTAAACGAACTAACTCACTCGTGAGTTATTCGGAGCTTGCGAGCCGTATAAACGGACATGTTAAtgagtcgagctcgagcttgCAAACAAGCTCTCGAGCTCACAAGCCAATATCCTTAAGCTCGAGTTCGGCTCAGTAAGGTCAACGATAGatctcaaacgagctttttatcGACTCGAACTCCGAATAGTTCTCGAGCGGCTTGGTCGTTTACCTCCCTAGATATATTGATGCTTTTTATTGGAAGTTTGTACATCTCGAAATAGTCGGTTAACATATTTTCATTTGGGATTCTAGTGATGGTGTGCGTGTGTGTGCGCGCGCGCGCGCGATGGTGCCTTTATTGATGTACCTTTTCATTATGACAATTATGGTGGTTATCTTCTAGTTTTGTTTTTAAAGGTAATCGCGGTTGTTTTCAGTTACAGTTGTTTGTAGCAACTGAAAGATTTAGTAAGTTATTTGCTGCTTGtttctttttatatttttttgtagtTATATTTATAGAATTGATCTGTCTGAGTGGTCACTTATTTGGTGTCCTTTTGCCTTAAATAGCTATACTAACATATTTCCCTCTGAATTGTTCCAGGGGAGGTCACATAATAAAATGGCTCGCGAGGCAGATGAGAAAGCTAGCCAGGACATATTCACTGCTAGGTGGGGGCTGTTGGATATTGAAATCGTGAAAACTCATTCTGGTCCAAAGTTAATTGTTGCCCTGTTGATTTCTTGTCTTGCAGAAACAAGAGTATAGAAAATGTGATAACAATTGATCTGCATGGACAAAACGTTAAACAAGCAATGAGGCTTTTGAAGCTTCACCTTCTGTTTGGAGCATATGTTCGCTGTGAGAATCTGTCATTTTGACAAAATTCTATCGCAGTGTCATATAATATATGGTGTATGGATACAAGCTTGTTGGAATTTCTCATctgaatttatttttgtttcttttgtcTTTCTTATTTTTCCTGAATTTGAAGCTGTGCGGTCATTCAAAGTTATCACTGGATGTGGGAGCCATGGTTTGGGCAAATCGAAGGTGAAAAGCTCGGTATGTTCAATAGCCTTGACATTTATCCACCATCTTGTCTAGCTCTTGCATCTGGGAGATTTTTCCCACtctgatttatgatttatgtacTATCACGGCAACTTTGCCTGAAGTGTGATCATAAGGCTTCTGTAACGTTCTGGCCTTTTTCCATCATGTTGTGATATGATAGACTGATAGTGTGCAGGCTGAAGTGAACTATGTGTTTCTATCATTGTACGCATATTTTCCCAAACATTTCAGAGGCAGTAGTTACTTTTAACATTACAGATGCTTGTTCTTGTCTGAAATTGTGTTCTCTCACCTTAGGATTACCTTTGCCATTGGATATCATCTTTGGGTTGCTGCATGCAGGTCGTTAATCTTCTAAAGAAAGAAGGGATAGCGTGGTCAGAAGTGAACCAGGGAATGTTGTTCATAAGGCTCGATGGACAGAGAGATTTTGGCTTCCTAGATGCTGTTAGTGATAGCGAGTAAAAAGTATCTATTTTCATGTGTCCCCGTTCCCAAGTCAGGCTCAATTAGTTTTAACTAGAAGAATTTCGGATAGCATGTTCATTGGCTGAAGAAGCTTTTTGAACAATGTtagaacttttaatttaatagtGGTGTCCAGATTCCGGTTTTTAACAGTTGAAAAATTTCATGGTGCAAACCCTGAGAAATTAGCAGAATTGTCTTCCTGGGCTAAATTATTTTACCGTCACGGATGTCCAACGTAACACTGATTTCTCGTGGAAAATCGAGGTGATGTTTGGAAAAATAATTGTGGGTTTATAGGAAGAAacgaaaatttgaataaaaagaatGATTGTTTAGAAATGCTGAAGACAAATTTGGGGAAATGAATAAAAGGGATTTGATAATGTTTGGTTTTGTTTATGTGAAAttgattttgaaatttaaagCCCACATGGCCCATGGTTGGGGCCCATTTtcaattttccaaaaaaaaaaattaatttacctTCAAATCATTTGTCAAAAACATATATTCTCCCAACTTCATATTCAGCCAGATAAATCCATTTTCCCTTTCAAGAATTAGTATATCTTATTTCAATcaaatataatgtatttaatgtTTCAATACATCCTCTGAgatttttaacaatttaaataaaataactcaAATTCTCTAGCTAGTCTCAACTCAAATTCTCTTGCTACTCGCGACCCACTATGAGCATATATTATAACAGTTGTATGAGGAGTATCTTGCTTGACCCGTGAGCTTATGTGGTTTCGATGGTTGGCTAAATTAAAAAACGCACGAATTTCTTGCCTGCAACTGATGAAACAACAATCCAAGGCAGTCTTAATTTCCAAAATCTGCATGCCCTCGCAATGAAGATGTTTCAAACATTGTCTCGGCCTCCTATTTTGCCTGCAATTTTCAAAGCTATGCCATCGCCATTTCTCAGCAAGCACATTTTCCAAATCCATTCTACACGtctgattatttttttaactaCTGTCGTGTCTGGGTCCACTATGTCTGCGGACAAGTTGTACGCTAGCTAATGAGAGAATCAACGATTTCACGGCTAAGAATTTAAATGTTCAAGCTCAAAAATGTCGCAACTTATTTGAAACAATGTTCTATTAATGTTCTGTTGCATATTTctgataaataaagttcaaGTTGTAAAGTAAGTAAAAGAAAGAGTAAAGTCTTCTAAGAACGCATATGAGCAAATTACAAGGGGAGTTCACCACTGTCCACTACTACAACTTTGCTT from the Primulina tabacum isolate GXHZ01 chromosome 8, ASM2559414v2, whole genome shotgun sequence genome contains:
- the LOC142553360 gene encoding SMR domain-containing protein At5g58720-like; this encodes MDHTKRKKKKRQRVSGKENARIQAASCKFTDEKDQRNLRNLLMAFSSVSLEEVHTAYKEAKRDPDVAAKILANVVESAARQDQSTTCSSSSGNDNVGSSSSSFASEVFGDANEFPQVVFNRKSKPKWKKVSAAAGTVSTVLGKDYVRSTPKKGSYKLKRFHEESLNWKETEQFLCSMLGEECELSLAVVRDVLGQCGDDLEKALDVLLELSATSKEQVHGGYESAIREDTQYLPESNDGLTDRTLDSHFHSSDIKFKDNPWFTRNHCRDLSKIIGSSESHISSEIEYLKSELPQQLLESLFNMPTPKTTECEPSTMNWRNVVKKLTSLGQRSETGDGEQQKTVQANGDEYLALRSTAKQHWESMKSYYQKATTAFANGEKEHAAYLSEQGRSHNKMAREADEKASQDIFTARNKSIENVITIDLHGQNVKQAMRLLKLHLLFGAYVRSVRSFKVITGCGSHGLGKSKVKSSVVNLLKKEGIAWSEVNQGMLFIRLDGQRDFGFLDAVSDSE